The stretch of DNA GTGCCGCACGCCACCGCCGGCATCGCGATCATCGAGACCGGCGCCGGAAGTGACGACGACCTGCTCGCCGCCCTGCACACCCTGCTGCCCGCCGACGACCGCTGGCAGCACCGTCACGGCAGCCCCGGTCACGGCCGCGACCACGTGCTGCCCGCCATCGTGCCGCCGCACGCGACCATCCCGGTCCTCGGCGGTCGGCTGGAACTGGGCACTTGGCAGTCGGTGTGCCTGGTGGACACGAACATCTCTAAAGACAACCGTCAGGTTCGTCTGAGCTTCCTCGGCTGACCAAGATCGCTCGCGGGGGCCGTGCCGCCAATTCTCCGTACCATGCGTGCGCGAACGGAGAGAAACTTGCGCGGTACGGACCCAAGTGTGATCGAACGCCCCTATGACGGGTGCGGTAAATGTCTGCTCGGAGTGAGGCGGCTGTCGCGCGTGAAGCTGGCGACGTCGTCCCCCGAGCGTCAGCGGGAGAACGTGCTCACTGCCGCCGCCTCAGTCGGCGCGCACACGAGGTCGCCCGTCGCGTCCTGGCCGATCCCGACAACGTCACCCCCAGTAGTGAGGCTGCCCGCCTCAACCGTGCTGGGGAACTGTCGCCCGCAGATCATTTGGCCGTGATGTACGGCAAGTCGGCCGGGGGCCGGCCATGGTCCCCGCAGAGCCTGAAGAACATCCTCCTGTCGGAGGCCACGCTCGGCTACCTGATGCACCGGAACAAGCCGGTCCTTGGGAGGGACGGCAACCCCGTAAAGCTCTGCGAAGGACTGTGGGACCGGGCGACGCATGAGGCGCTCAAGAAAGCTGTACTCGACCGGAAGGTTCCTTGGACGCGTCACTCGAACCGTGACTACCTGCTGACGTACGTCGCCCTGTGCGGACAGTGCCACACGCGCTTGTACACCCAGACGTCGCAGGATGCACCTCCGCGATATACCTGTACAGCCCGGAACAAGGGTTGGCGGCACGCCCAGCACTGTCGTCCTGCACCGCTCATCAACGCTCACCTCCTCGACTCGTACGTTGAGGAATGGTTTCTCCGTGAGCTGGGAGACGGCCTG from Streptomyces sp. 6-11-2 encodes:
- a CDS encoding secondary thiamine-phosphate synthase enzyme YjbQ — translated: MSRAFTTRVLNVASGSRETVVDLTRDCEAFLQETAAGRDGLLNLFVPHATAGIAIIETGAGSDDDLLAALHTLLPADDRWQHRHGSPGHGRDHVLPAIVPPHATIPVLGGRLELGTWQSVCLVDTNISKDNRQVRLSFLG
- a CDS encoding recombinase family protein, coding for MMYGKSAGGRPWSPQSLKNILLSEATLGYLMHRNKPVLGRDGNPVKLCEGLWDRATHEALKKAVLDRKVPWTRHSNRDYLLTYVALCGQCHTRLYTQTSQDAPPRYTCTARNKGWRHAQHCRPAPLINAHLLDSYVEEWFLRELGDGLIYETVYDPGNGIPERIAEQ